Proteins co-encoded in one Papaver somniferum cultivar HN1 chromosome 5, ASM357369v1, whole genome shotgun sequence genomic window:
- the LOC113281066 gene encoding histone-lysine N-methyltransferase, H3 lysine-9 specific SUVH1-like, with protein MEPTNFDELEVVDAKPLRSLPPDVSPFGTYIPLSNPQIPIQKPSMNNKVGVSKASPMDVKSCHANANNGDDNNSVSSNGEKKPRLSRPTKKVKLSEEVRLLSLEGDRESVSKVLIKFDALRRRLVQLEPEPSKRPDLKVGTIMMNNGLRTNARKRIGNVAGVEIGDIFFFRIELCMIGLHTQTMAGIDYMNVTYDQVQEPVAVSIVSSGGYEDDDGDGKTLIYTGQGGNVSVDQKLEGGNLALERSVHRGNEVRVIRGVKDVESRKSKVYIYDGLYRIEKSWTEKSKMGAAVFKYKLVRIPGQREAFTIWKSIQTWRDNIGCRPGLLLMDITSGAEKIQVSLVNEIDGDKRSPRFIYFKGLKFSKTMKPLVGCNCQGTCLPGSNCSCIKVNGGDTPHANGVLVVQKSVVHECGPSCSCYPGCSNQVSHNGLKVRLEVFKTKEKGWGLRSWDPIRAGTFICEYAGEVIDADAKGADVDDEYTFTAINAGDYSSEWNYVPELIEEEKPVDLNEKFKPSSPTMISAKNMGNVARFMNHSCSPNVFWQLVLHGQNKDSFPHIMFYAIKHIPPMTELTYDYLKCGKEKRCFCGSANCRSFFG; from the coding sequence ATGGAACCAACCAATTTTGATGAACTTGAAGTTGTTGATGCAAAACCTTTACGGAGCCTTCCTCCTGATGTATCCCCATTTGGAACCTATATTCCTCTATCAAACCCCCAaatcccaattcaaaaaccatCAATGAATAATAAGGTTGGGGTATCAAAAGCCTCTCCAATGGATGTTAAATCATGTCATGCCAATGCAAACAATGGGGATGATAACAACAGTGTATCAAGTAATGGAGAAAAGAAGCCAAGGCTTAGTAGACCTACTAAGAAAGTAAAACTCAGTGAAGAAGTTAGGTTATTGTCCCTAGAAGGTGATAGGGAATCGGTATCGAAGGTTTTGATCAAATTTGATGCACTCAGAAGAAGGCTTGTTCAACTTGAGCCTGAACCGAGTAAGCGACCAGATTTGAAAGTGGGGACAATAATGATGAATAATGGGTTAAGGACGAATGCCAGGAAGAGGATTGGAAATGTTGCAGGAGTTGAAATTGGAGATATATTCTTTTTTAGGATTGAACTGTGCATGATTGGATTACATACTCAAACCATGGCTGGAATTGATTATATGAATGTAACATATGATCAAGTGCAAGAACCTGTTGCGGTAAGCATTGTCTCGTCTGGAGgatatgaagatgatgatggagaCGGTAAAACATTGATTTATACCGGGCAAGGTGGTAATGTCTCAGTTGATCAAAAGCTTGAAGGGGGGAATCTTGCATTGGAGAGAAGTGTGCACAGGGGTAATGAAGTTAGAGTTATTCGAGGTGTGAAGGATGTTGAGAGTCGAAAATCTAAAGTGTATATATATGATGGGCTTTATAGAATTGAAAAGTCGTGGACAGAAAAAAGCAAAATGGGTGCCGCTGTTTTCAAATATAAATTGGTGAGAATACCTGGACAACGCGAAGCGTTCACTATTTGGAAATCAATTCAAACATGGAGGGATAACATTGGTTGTCGTCCTGGTCTTTTATTAATGGACATAACCTCAGGAGCAGAAAAAATACAGGTTTCTCTTGTAAATGAGATTGATGGTGATAAAAGGTCTCCTCGGTTTATTTATTTTAAAGGTCTCAAGTTTTCAAAAACTATGAAGCCTTTGGTTGGCTGCAATTGTCAAGGTACATGCCTTCCAGGTTCCAATTGCTCTTGTATTAAGGTGAATGGAGGTGATACCCCACACGCCAATGGGGTTCTTGTGGTTCAAAAATCTGTGGTACATGAGTGCGGTCCTTCTTGTTCATGTTACCCTGGTTGCTCCAACCAAGTGTCGCATAACGGTTTGAAAGTTCGTTTGGAGGTATTTAAGACCAAGGAAAAGGGCTGGGGCCTCCGGTCTTGGGATCCTATACGTGCAGGTACGTTCATTTGTGAATATGCAGGTGAAGTTATAGATGCGGATGCCAAAGGAGCAGATGTAGATGATGAATATACCTTTACCGCGATCAATGCAGGAGACTACTCGAGTGAGTGGAATTATGTGCCTGAGCTAATAGAAGAAGAGAAGCCTGTGGATCTGAATGAGAAATTCAAGCCTTCATCACCCACAATGATCAGTGCAAAGAATATGGGTAATGTAGCTCGTTTCATGAACCATAGCTGCTCTCCAAATGTCTTTTGGCAGCTTGTCTTACATGGCCAAAATAAGGATTCCtttccacacatcatgttttaTGCTATTAAACATATTCCTCCAATGACAGAGTTGACATATGATTATCTGAAATGCGGGAAAGAGAAGCGATGCTTCTGTGGATCCGCAAACTGCAGAAGTTTTTTCGGCTAG
- the LOC113278800 gene encoding alpha carbonic anhydrase 8-like — protein sequence MKYLVVFASLVLVLHEVHVLSMAACPASDDEPCPAPVPDPPTPAPSPGPKPKPGPKPKPGPKPKPGPKPKPSPSPTPIPPPTPTGPCPTPDSPPTPGPTPSPTPAPTPAPAPSPTPAPGPPCNDPIEFYPCVELWIHPTIAGAAVCCQAIHKHQDCLCEFLANPKVKPFVLPHTGAILGWLCHFKFPKCECH from the coding sequence ATGAAGTATTTGGTTGTGTTTGCATCTCTTGTTTTGGTTCTGCACGAAGTCCATGTTCTCTCCATGGCTGCTTGTCCAGCATCAGATGATGAACCTTGTCCAGCGCCAGTACCTGATCCACCCACGCCTGCACCTTCCCCGGGGCCAAAGCCTAAGCCGGGGCCTAAGCCTAAGCCAGGGCCTAAGCCTAAGCCGGGGCCTAAGCCTAAGCCTTCCCCTTCTCCTACACCTATTCCTCCCCCTACTCCTACTGGTCCCTGTCCTACACCTGATTCCCCCCCTACTCCTGGCCCCACACCTTCACCTACACCAGCCCCTACACCAGCTCCTGCACCTTCCCCTACCCCTGCGCCCGGCCCGCCTTGCAATGACCCTATCGAATTTTATCCTTGCGTTGAATTGTGGATCCATCCGACCATTGCCGGGGCTGCTGTCTGTTGCCAGGCGATACACAAACATCAGGATTGCCTTTGCGAATTTTTGGCGAATCCTAAAGTGAAACCGTTTGTATTACCTCATACTGGAGCGATCTTAGGATGGTTATGTCATTTTAAGTTTCCAAAGTGCGAATGCCATTAA